From one Lysinibacillus sp. G4S2 genomic stretch:
- a CDS encoding TldD/PmbA family protein, giving the protein MNIAEYQEKLLNKAIEAGFQEAEVFYERKNSFKCMLYEGQIDSYETSEDGGLSLRGLHNGKMGYAYTEKLDDDSISFLINSAKTNADVLDEDEGIDIFDGSNEYTSYEFYNEELETIGIPEKIELLRLIEQKIRTYDARIVTLDYCFLEEYSTERSLANSKDLSLSHKENGLVIFLSTVVKEGDELKTGGYLKMTRDFHSLNADEIAKAAAEEALANLGEKSIPSGKYPIILRSDATASLLSTFMPVLSAENAQKNQSLLKGKVGQKVASDAFTLLNAPFHPKALSGASFDGEGVATKEQAIILDGTLQTLLHNRKTAKKEGCETSGHAHKDSYKSTLSIAPQNLYISPGKRSQEELMASVSEGVLITELSGLHSGTNTISGDFSVAAQGFHIQDGKVVSPVKQMTIAGNFFHFLNNIEETSSDLYFLPNGYGSSSLLVKELAVTVE; this is encoded by the coding sequence ATGAACATTGCTGAATACCAAGAAAAACTACTGAATAAGGCGATAGAAGCTGGTTTTCAAGAAGCTGAAGTTTTTTATGAACGGAAAAATTCTTTTAAATGCATGCTTTACGAAGGGCAGATCGATAGCTACGAAACGTCTGAAGATGGGGGTCTAAGTCTACGCGGGCTGCATAACGGAAAAATGGGTTACGCCTATACAGAAAAATTAGACGATGATTCGATTTCCTTTTTAATCAACAGTGCAAAAACAAATGCAGACGTTCTAGATGAGGATGAAGGCATAGACATTTTTGATGGCAGTAACGAATACACATCATATGAATTTTACAATGAAGAATTAGAGACTATAGGAATTCCTGAAAAAATAGAGCTACTTCGTTTAATTGAACAAAAAATTCGTACTTACGATGCGCGCATTGTAACGTTAGATTACTGTTTTCTCGAAGAATATAGTACTGAACGTTCATTAGCGAATAGTAAAGACCTTTCCTTATCACATAAGGAGAACGGCTTAGTCATCTTCCTATCCACAGTTGTCAAAGAAGGTGATGAACTGAAAACGGGTGGTTATTTAAAAATGACACGTGATTTTCATTCTCTCAATGCTGATGAAATTGCTAAAGCAGCAGCTGAGGAAGCACTTGCGAATCTAGGTGAAAAGTCGATTCCATCTGGAAAATATCCAATCATCCTACGTTCTGATGCAACTGCTTCTTTATTAAGTACTTTTATGCCTGTACTGTCAGCTGAAAATGCACAAAAGAACCAGTCTTTGTTAAAAGGCAAAGTTGGACAAAAAGTGGCGTCAGATGCTTTCACACTGCTTAATGCCCCATTCCACCCTAAGGCATTGTCTGGAGCAAGCTTTGACGGTGAAGGTGTTGCGACAAAGGAGCAAGCAATAATCTTAGATGGAACACTGCAAACACTATTGCACAATAGAAAAACGGCAAAGAAGGAAGGCTGCGAAACGAGCGGACATGCACATAAAGACTCTTACAAAAGTACTTTATCAATCGCACCTCAGAATTTATATATTTCACCAGGTAAGCGATCACAGGAGGAGTTAATGGCCTCAGTATCTGAAGGAGTACTTATTACAGAATTATCTGGGCTACACTCTGGTACGAATACGATTTCGGGTGATTTTTCAGTCGCAGCACAAGGATTTCATATTCAAGATGGCAAAGTTGTCTCACCTGTGAAGCAAATGACAATAGCCGGAAACTTCTTTCATTTCTTAAACAATATCGAAGAAACTAGCTCAGATCTTTACTTCTTGCCAAATGGGTATGGCTCCTCATCCCTACTTGTGAAGGAACTAGCTGTAACAGTCGAATAA
- a CDS encoding 3-oxoacyl-ACP reductase has translation MKFEEYNGKTVFVTGAASGIGQAQVVAFLENGANVFGFDLDERGLENLHHQYPEQFAYRVGSVCSKNDVEGAFEAAVSIFKQVDILLNTAGVLDGFAKTLDTDEALWDKIMNTNVKGTFFVTNTILPHMVKRKSGIVVNMASIAGLVAGGGGAAYTASKHAIVGYTKQLDLDYCREGIRANAIAPGAIQTPMNKADFEGDGEMAKWVASETPAGRWAQPSEVANLTLYLASQTADYIHGAIIPIDGGWLTK, from the coding sequence ATGAAATTTGAAGAATATAATGGCAAGACGGTATTTGTAACGGGTGCTGCTTCAGGTATTGGACAGGCTCAAGTTGTTGCATTTTTAGAAAATGGGGCAAACGTATTCGGTTTTGATTTGGATGAGAGAGGGCTAGAAAATCTACATCACCAATATCCTGAACAATTTGCCTATAGAGTAGGTAGTGTATGCAGTAAAAACGATGTAGAAGGAGCATTTGAAGCCGCAGTTTCAATATTTAAGCAAGTAGATATTTTATTAAATACGGCAGGCGTTTTAGATGGCTTCGCAAAAACGCTCGATACAGATGAGGCGCTTTGGGATAAAATCATGAATACCAATGTAAAGGGTACTTTTTTTGTGACGAATACGATATTACCTCATATGGTAAAACGAAAATCAGGCATAGTCGTCAATATGGCATCTATTGCAGGACTAGTTGCAGGCGGTGGTGGAGCGGCATATACAGCGTCTAAACATGCGATTGTCGGCTATACAAAGCAATTAGACTTAGATTACTGTCGTGAAGGAATTCGTGCCAATGCCATTGCACCGGGAGCCATTCAAACACCGATGAACAAGGCTGACTTTGAAGGGGACGGGGAAATGGCGAAATGGGTAGCGAGTGAAACTCCTGCAGGTCGCTGGGCTCAACCAAGTGAGGTGGCGAATCTAACACTTTATTTGGCTAGTCAAACAGCTGATTATATACACGGTGCAATCATACCGATTGATGGTGGCTGGCTAACAAAATAA
- a CDS encoding NUDIX hydrolase, producing the protein MEYYKFLRQYVGHQPIILPGSVVIILNNENEVLLQKRYDGSWGLPGGLMELGESLEDTAKREVLEETGLVIEDLKLLGIFSGPDYYLKVSNGDEFYSVTAVYYTRNIKGNLVIDYNESETMQYFSLLKLPDGIDCRYIEPYKTKLGSTP; encoded by the coding sequence ATGGAATACTATAAATTTTTACGACAATATGTTGGGCACCAACCAATTATTTTGCCAGGTTCTGTTGTAATAATTTTAAATAATGAAAATGAGGTATTATTGCAAAAAAGATACGATGGCAGTTGGGGGCTTCCGGGTGGTTTGATGGAATTAGGGGAAAGCTTAGAAGATACAGCAAAAAGAGAAGTGTTAGAAGAAACAGGTTTGGTTATTGAAGACTTAAAGTTATTAGGTATTTTTTCGGGTCCAGATTATTACCTTAAAGTTTCTAATGGAGATGAATTCTACTCCGTTACAGCCGTTTATTATACAAGAAATATTAAAGGTAATTTAGTCATTGATTATAACGAATCAGAGACAATGCAATATTTCTCATTGTTAAAATTACCAGATGGAATAGATTGTAGATATATTGAACCGTATAAAACAAAGTTAGGCTCTACACCATAA
- a CDS encoding TldD/PmbA family protein, which translates to MIKQSVIENVLEEALSTGGDFSEVFIEDKFVNECTLQSGKIEQSISGRDFGIGIRIFSGLQSIYTYTNDFSEEGLLAAAKRAALAIKGGATGTIQPLNKEIITPLHNIIILPNSVEHARKATIMRQANDIARNYDERISQVKVRYLDEEQHVLIANSEGKFVEDTRIYSRLAIQATASEGKEMQTGFYGPGAHAGFEFIENLNLEHYAGEAARIAVTMLHADECPSGKFPVIIDNEFGGVIFHEACGHGLEATAVAKNNSVFANRIGEKVAPDIVTYIDDGTLPNEWGSLNIDDEGEKTRKNILIENGILKGYLIDKFNARRMNAEPTGSSRRQSYRFNPTSRMTNTYIAPGTSTHEEIIASTEYGIYAKYMGGGQVNPSTGDYNFAVMEAYIVKDGKIDRPVRGATLIGNGAKTLQLVDRVGNNLAHGAGMCGSISGSLPVNVGQPMIRVSEITVGGTKGE; encoded by the coding sequence ATGATTAAACAATCAGTTATTGAAAATGTACTTGAAGAAGCCCTTTCTACAGGTGGCGATTTTTCCGAAGTTTTCATCGAGGATAAATTCGTCAATGAATGTACATTACAAAGTGGAAAAATTGAACAAAGTATTTCAGGGCGTGACTTCGGCATTGGTATACGCATTTTTTCCGGTCTTCAGAGCATCTACACATACACAAACGATTTTTCAGAGGAAGGCTTACTAGCAGCAGCAAAACGAGCAGCACTTGCCATTAAAGGAGGTGCTACTGGAACGATTCAACCATTAAATAAAGAAATTATTACGCCTCTTCATAACATTATCATTCTTCCAAACAGTGTGGAGCATGCTAGAAAAGCAACAATCATGCGGCAGGCTAATGACATTGCTAGAAACTATGATGAACGCATCAGTCAAGTTAAAGTTCGGTATCTTGACGAAGAGCAGCATGTTTTAATCGCCAACTCAGAAGGAAAATTTGTAGAAGATACGCGTATCTATAGTCGACTTGCCATCCAGGCAACTGCCTCTGAGGGCAAAGAAATGCAAACGGGCTTCTATGGTCCTGGCGCACATGCGGGCTTTGAATTTATCGAAAATCTAAATCTGGAACACTATGCTGGTGAAGCTGCACGTATTGCGGTCACTATGCTTCATGCCGATGAATGTCCTAGCGGTAAATTCCCTGTCATCATTGATAATGAATTTGGTGGTGTTATATTTCACGAGGCTTGTGGTCACGGACTTGAAGCTACAGCCGTCGCGAAAAACAATTCCGTTTTTGCAAATCGTATTGGTGAAAAAGTTGCCCCTGATATTGTTACATATATTGATGATGGCACACTTCCAAACGAATGGGGTTCTCTTAACATTGATGATGAAGGGGAAAAAACGCGAAAAAACATCTTAATTGAAAATGGTATTTTAAAAGGCTACTTGATTGATAAATTTAATGCACGCCGTATGAATGCCGAACCAACTGGCTCTTCACGTCGCCAATCCTATCGTTTCAATCCAACATCCCGAATGACTAACACCTATATCGCTCCGGGTACATCAACACATGAAGAAATTATTGCATCCACTGAATATGGTATTTATGCAAAATATATGGGTGGCGGGCAAGTAAATCCATCGACTGGTGACTATAACTTCGCAGTTATGGAAGCTTATATCGTAAAGGATGGAAAAATCGATCGTCCTGTACGTGGTGCAACACTTATAGGCAATGGGGCAAAAACATTACAGCTAGTTGATCGTGTTGGTAATAATCTTGCGCATGGTGCTGGTATGTGTGGATCAATTAGTGGTAGTCTTCCTGTCAATGTTGGCCAGCCGATGATTCGCGTTAGTGAAATAACAGTTGGAGGAACGAAGGGGGAATAA
- a CDS encoding serine hydrolase, producing the protein MKPKFKPGQKGKVHYSDTNYQLLGEIIKTISGQSIHEVFRQYIFDALNLQHSYVYEDVNDEKPLPLTYKSKQLLIPQYMSSIPAEGGIVSTAQESMIFLKAFINGQLFPKNDLNELMSNWNFLLLPGQFYYGVGIVKQPISLVSFKNGLIGHWGQSGAFAFYYPQKDLYFTGTVNQIIGHSVAARLISKIIKRF; encoded by the coding sequence ATGAAACCTAAATTTAAGCCTGGACAAAAGGGAAAAGTACATTATTCTGATACGAACTATCAGCTTTTAGGAGAAATTATTAAAACAATTTCTGGTCAATCTATTCACGAAGTATTTAGGCAATATATTTTTGATGCATTAAATCTCCAGCATTCCTATGTTTATGAGGACGTTAATGATGAAAAGCCTCTGCCTTTAACATATAAATCGAAACAGCTTCTAATTCCACAATATATGTCATCGATACCAGCAGAAGGTGGTATTGTATCGACAGCACAAGAATCCATGATATTTCTAAAAGCTTTCATAAACGGTCAACTATTTCCTAAAAATGACCTCAATGAGTTAATGAGTAATTGGAACTTCTTGCTCTTACCAGGGCAATTTTATTACGGAGTGGGAATAGTAAAGCAACCTATTTCGCTGGTTTCCTTTAAAAATGGATTAATAGGGCATTGGGGACAATCTGGCGCTTTTGCATTTTATTATCCACAGAAAGATTTGTATTTCACGGGGACGGTCAATCAAATTATCGGACATAGTGTAGCTGCACGCTTAATTTCAAAAATTATCAAGCGTTTTTAA
- a CDS encoding histidine phosphatase family protein, which produces MKYLDQSILDLLKKGGFVLYARHGEATVGRDQPYLNFQDCYTQRNLSEVGRREAIYFGQMLRYLQIPISSQIVASPFCRTIETAQLAFPYANVQIDPFGYEIFKLGGNIPIVEKTNILSNLQSMLERKPPQGMNQVIIAHSFPEGVGLGKISNMGMVIVKPKGPGKGYEIVKKLTLKDLAPLDSSSS; this is translated from the coding sequence ATGAAATATTTGGATCAATCAATCCTTGATTTATTGAAAAAGGGTGGCTTCGTTTTGTATGCAAGGCATGGTGAAGCAACTGTTGGGAGAGATCAGCCATATTTAAATTTTCAAGATTGTTATACTCAAAGAAATTTGTCTGAAGTTGGGCGAAGGGAGGCAATTTACTTTGGACAAATGCTACGCTATTTACAAATTCCAATCAGTTCACAGATTGTCGCAAGTCCTTTTTGTCGTACAATTGAAACGGCGCAGCTCGCATTCCCTTATGCGAATGTCCAAATTGACCCATTTGGGTATGAAATTTTTAAATTGGGTGGGAATATTCCTATCGTTGAAAAAACAAATATATTATCAAATCTGCAATCAATGTTAGAAAGAAAGCCACCGCAGGGAATGAATCAAGTAATCATTGCCCATAGCTTTCCTGAAGGTGTTGGATTGGGGAAAATTTCAAACATGGGGATGGTTATTGTTAAGCCAAAAGGTCCTGGAAAGGGCTATGAAATAGTAAAAAAATTAACTTTAAAAGATTTAGCGCCTTTAGATAGTAGCTCAAGTTAA
- a CDS encoding transcriptional regulator SplA domain-containing protein: MQKEQYNAGDSVYIFYRNPHVLDVANIQEAEIVNNPDNPNELVLFLFESYYPLTNDILIFTSEMDAVQAYHQYFH; the protein is encoded by the coding sequence ATGCAGAAAGAGCAGTATAATGCAGGGGATAGTGTTTATATTTTTTATCGAAACCCACATGTTCTGGATGTAGCAAATATACAGGAAGCGGAAATTGTGAACAATCCGGATAATCCAAATGAACTGGTGCTATTTCTATTTGAGTCGTACTATCCACTAACAAACGATATTTTAATATTTACAAGCGAAATGGATGCTGTGCAAGCATATCATCAGTATTTTCATTGA
- a CDS encoding DUF2829 domain-containing protein gives MTFEEILPRLKAGEKVIRKGWGGAELYVKLVGQSEHDGETLNPYFLINVRGEGYTMFTPTVCDLLAEDWVIVN, from the coding sequence ATGACGTTTGAAGAGATATTACCACGCTTAAAAGCGGGAGAAAAAGTAATTCGTAAAGGTTGGGGCGGTGCCGAATTGTATGTGAAGCTTGTTGGACAAAGCGAGCATGATGGCGAGACTTTGAATCCGTATTTTTTAATTAATGTACGCGGTGAGGGCTACACAATGTTTACACCAACTGTCTGTGATTTGTTAGCGGAAGATTGGGTAATTGTCAATTAA
- a CDS encoding GHKL domain-containing protein, with protein sequence MKKRKIKLILLLSIILLLLFTSLNIFTSYIKMKKTVEEAIASQSLEAATSIASSIDVEAYQQFLKDPQKNDYYWEIRNYLNDARVKLGALFVYTLEVDNPKESKAMIMGLPGEYTKGFDIGEVCTVPEEQVRKAYKGETYVTEVIPDSGHGAYLSVGAPIKDKTGKIIAYLGIDISAEKLNGIKGKVIEDNLLMFIFNGGLILIVIGSFLFLQRWYQKEVAKEVGATEDTYQAEIKTLITSVSSLRHDFTNHIQVLHGLLQLDKPEQAKQYLSSLSKEVQAIKSLKLNIDHPGLSILLETKKLTAQNHNIDMNFTVSQDAFNKIKTTDLIKILSNLIDNAIDAANELPEGQPKITICCKADDTQYEFKVTNTGPNIVEAGQIFKQGFSTKKPESGKIRGQGLFIVNEIVNKYNGQISIDSSKHLETTAIVNIPIK encoded by the coding sequence ATGAAAAAGCGAAAAATAAAACTAATTTTATTACTATCAATTATATTATTATTATTGTTTACAAGTTTAAACATCTTTACATCTTACATAAAAATGAAAAAGACAGTTGAAGAGGCAATAGCGAGCCAAAGTTTAGAAGCTGCTACTTCTATTGCCTCTTCAATTGACGTCGAGGCATACCAACAATTTTTAAAGGACCCCCAAAAAAATGATTATTATTGGGAAATAAGAAACTATTTAAATGATGCCAGAGTAAAACTAGGTGCTCTATTTGTTTATACATTAGAGGTTGATAATCCAAAAGAATCAAAAGCAATGATTATGGGATTACCAGGTGAATATACTAAAGGCTTCGATATTGGAGAGGTCTGTACAGTACCTGAGGAGCAAGTGCGTAAAGCCTATAAGGGAGAAACATATGTAACGGAAGTGATACCAGATTCTGGACACGGTGCTTATCTATCTGTTGGTGCGCCTATAAAGGATAAAACAGGGAAAATTATTGCATACCTAGGCATCGATATTAGTGCAGAAAAGCTAAATGGCATCAAGGGAAAAGTGATCGAAGATAATCTTCTTATGTTTATTTTTAATGGTGGACTCATTTTAATCGTTATTGGCTCTTTTTTATTTTTACAGAGATGGTATCAAAAAGAAGTGGCGAAGGAAGTTGGAGCGACAGAAGATACATATCAAGCAGAAATTAAAACTTTAATTACTTCTGTGTCCTCTTTAAGACATGACTTTACAAATCATATACAAGTCTTGCATGGACTTCTTCAATTAGACAAACCTGAACAGGCTAAACAATATTTATCTTCACTATCAAAAGAGGTTCAGGCTATTAAGTCGCTGAAATTAAATATTGATCATCCAGGCTTATCAATATTATTGGAGACGAAAAAACTAACGGCACAAAATCATAATATCGATATGAATTTCACAGTTTCACAGGATGCATTTAATAAAATTAAAACAACGGATCTAATCAAAATCTTGTCAAATTTAATAGATAATGCGATTGATGCGGCAAATGAATTACCAGAGGGGCAACCTAAAATAACAATTTGTTGCAAAGCAGACGACACGCAATATGAATTTAAGGTTACAAATACTGGACCAAATATTGTAGAAGCGGGGCAAATATTTAAGCAAGGATTTTCCACGAAGAAACCAGAAAGTGGTAAAATAAGAGGGCAAGGCTTGTTTATTGTGAATGAAATAGTCAATAAATACAACGGACAAATTTCTATCGACTCATCAAAACATTTAGAAACAACAGCAATAGTAAACATTCCGATAAAGTAA
- a CDS encoding GNAT family N-acetyltransferase yields the protein MKIKTVSQCTLEETLKAWNKGFEEYFVEIKMNEEMFLNRLVGEGLYPELSIVAFDHHNPVGIVLNGFRQIAGKKTSWNGGTGISPEYRGKGISRVLMEETIAIYERENVEIATLEAIKENKVAIALYEKYGYTITNQLLFLSGEYEAKVEKEATIHVETIRPEQLPHLSFYQEDVPWQCSWQSNKQGEAKVFYNDNNAAIGYMLYRIVWGKDGAIDHIVLYQLELLENGDVENIPHFIASITNHKVKLATVNFLASNPVTSYLMDNGLEVKTEQVQMKKKMN from the coding sequence ATGAAAATAAAAACAGTGTCACAATGCACATTAGAGGAAACTTTGAAAGCTTGGAATAAAGGTTTTGAGGAGTATTTTGTAGAAATTAAAATGAATGAAGAGATGTTTTTAAATCGACTTGTTGGAGAGGGACTATACCCAGAGCTTTCAATCGTCGCATTTGATCATCATAATCCTGTTGGTATTGTCTTAAATGGCTTTAGACAAATTGCAGGTAAGAAAACCTCTTGGAATGGTGGAACAGGCATCTCTCCAGAGTATCGCGGAAAAGGTATTTCTCGGGTTTTGATGGAAGAAACAATCGCCATCTATGAAAGAGAGAACGTGGAAATTGCAACGCTTGAAGCTATTAAAGAGAATAAAGTAGCGATCGCTTTGTATGAGAAGTATGGCTATACAATTACAAATCAATTGCTATTTTTAAGTGGTGAATATGAGGCAAAAGTAGAGAAAGAAGCTACAATTCATGTGGAAACTATTCGACCAGAGCAGCTCCCACATTTATCATTTTATCAGGAAGATGTTCCTTGGCAATGTAGCTGGCAAAGTAATAAACAAGGAGAAGCTAAAGTTTTTTATAACGACAATAATGCCGCGATTGGTTATATGTTATATAGAATAGTATGGGGTAAGGATGGGGCAATCGACCACATAGTGCTTTATCAATTAGAGCTATTAGAGAATGGCGATGTAGAAAATATTCCACACTTTATCGCAAGCATCACAAATCACAAAGTGAAACTAGCCACAGTTAACTTTTTAGCAAGTAATCCAGTCACGAGCTATTTGATGGACAATGGGCTAGAAGTGAAGACAGAGCAAGTGCAAATGAAGAAAAAAATGAATTGA
- a CDS encoding serine hydrolase domain-containing protein — MKGTFNQSTMDELVAQTIEKKNIRSVVLCVEKGNHSFSHVSSAGNMEDDTPYFLASVTKLYITAIILKLRMENRVDLDDKISQYLPEDTVSRIHILKDIDYSNEITIKHLMSNTSGIPDYFTSDVF, encoded by the coding sequence GTGAAGGGAACTTTTAATCAATCGACAATGGATGAGTTGGTTGCTCAGACGATCGAAAAGAAGAATATTAGGAGTGTTGTGTTATGTGTAGAAAAAGGGAATCATTCATTTTCACATGTGAGTAGTGCTGGGAATATGGAAGATGATACTCCATATTTTTTAGCAAGTGTCACGAAATTATATATTACAGCAATTATTTTGAAACTAAGGATGGAAAATAGAGTAGATTTGGACGATAAAATTTCACAATATCTTCCTGAAGATACAGTAAGTAGAATTCATATTTTGAAAGATATTGATTATTCTAATGAAATTACTATCAAACATTTAATGTCAAATACATCAGGCATTCCAGACTATTTTACTTCAGATGTTTTTTAG
- a CDS encoding QueT transporter family protein, with product MNTSIVKDSSRTSVTELTKTALVAALYVAVTVLLSVISFGAVQLRLSEMFNYLALYNKRYVLAVTLGVVLANFMSPTWILDVPIGGISTFLVLILCRKVTKNITNDILRMVITALIFAISMFTVAGQLTILYDLPFWATWFTVGIGELLSMTVGGVTIYLLNKKIDLSK from the coding sequence TTGAATACATCTATTGTAAAAGATTCAAGCCGTACTTCTGTAACCGAACTTACAAAGACGGCACTAGTTGCAGCTTTATATGTGGCTGTAACTGTTTTATTGTCAGTCATTAGTTTTGGAGCTGTACAGTTACGTTTATCGGAAATGTTCAACTATCTGGCATTGTACAACAAGCGCTATGTATTAGCTGTGACATTAGGAGTAGTACTTGCAAATTTCATGTCGCCAACGTGGATATTAGATGTACCCATTGGTGGTATTTCGACATTTCTAGTATTAATTCTTTGCCGAAAAGTAACGAAAAATATAACAAATGATATTTTAAGAATGGTTATAACTGCATTGATTTTTGCTATATCAATGTTCACCGTTGCAGGACAATTAACAATCCTCTATGATCTTCCATTTTGGGCAACTTGGTTTACAGTTGGGATTGGGGAATTATTGTCAATGACAGTTGGTGGTGTGACTATTTATTTATTAAATAAAAAAATCGATTTATCGAAATAA
- a CDS encoding spore germination protein gives MEQELNLNSLKALFQRSADVVFQKYIFQQHKVHLIKCEGLINERLLETVIVQRIQSLFTATTDELLEEHIQNNLHIPHLQKISSKDDAITKVYKGHVLLYFEDMNLLYSSNIAKKPNREPKETFLELVIKGPRDDFIEDAFINIALLRKRLPTNSLSVETYELGKRSKTTVAVLYLADVVNQKMLEQIKLQLQQIDIDIVFSGDLLMERIERSAKILPRHDYTGRPDFALQALSNGRILIIVDGVSYVIITPANSMLLFKSSEDNEYPIIVSSMERLLRRIAIYLSVLLPGFWLALTTHHQEQLPFILLATVVESRTGLPFPTMLEILMMLFMFELFREANIHLPNVISGSISVVGGLIIGDAAIKAGVTSPSMIVVIATSSIAAFTLGNQSIVSAMSIFRIIIIIASAFLGLFGFFISMFFILLYMANLRVLGVPYLSLGADFDWQDIKKSLFRLSLEGYGKRPTFLNLQDKSRTSSKKK, from the coding sequence ATGGAACAAGAGTTAAATTTGAATTCTTTGAAGGCATTATTTCAACGCTCTGCTGATGTGGTCTTCCAAAAGTATATCTTTCAGCAACATAAGGTACATTTGATAAAATGTGAAGGGCTCATTAATGAGCGGCTACTGGAAACCGTTATCGTGCAACGAATTCAATCATTATTTACGGCAACAACGGATGAATTGTTAGAAGAGCATATACAAAATAATTTACACATTCCCCATCTTCAAAAAATATCAAGTAAAGATGATGCCATCACAAAAGTCTATAAAGGACATGTTTTACTGTATTTCGAAGATATGAATTTGTTGTATTCAAGTAATATTGCTAAAAAACCGAATCGGGAGCCTAAAGAAACATTCCTTGAATTAGTTATCAAAGGCCCGAGAGATGATTTTATTGAGGATGCTTTTATTAATATTGCTTTATTACGAAAACGATTACCTACTAATTCATTAAGTGTTGAGACATATGAACTTGGTAAACGTTCCAAAACAACCGTAGCTGTACTTTATTTAGCAGATGTCGTAAATCAAAAGATGCTTGAGCAAATAAAATTACAGCTACAGCAAATTGATATCGATATTGTATTTAGTGGAGATTTATTGATGGAAAGAATTGAGCGAAGTGCTAAAATTCTACCTAGACATGATTATACCGGACGTCCTGATTTTGCTTTACAAGCTTTAAGTAATGGGCGCATTCTTATCATAGTTGATGGTGTATCATATGTCATTATTACTCCTGCTAATTCAATGTTACTATTTAAATCCAGTGAAGATAATGAATATCCGATTATTGTAAGTTCTATGGAGCGTTTATTACGAAGAATAGCTATCTATTTAAGTGTACTTTTACCAGGTTTTTGGCTTGCACTAACGACCCATCATCAAGAGCAATTGCCCTTTATTCTTTTAGCGACAGTCGTTGAATCAAGAACGGGTCTCCCATTTCCAACGATGCTTGAAATATTAATGATGCTTTTTATGTTTGAATTATTTCGAGAAGCAAATATACATCTCCCCAATGTTATTAGTGGTTCAATAAGTGTTGTTGGGGGATTAATTATTGGAGATGCAGCAATTAAAGCAGGTGTTACGAGCCCTTCCATGATTGTAGTTATTGCTACTTCGAGTATTGCAGCTTTTACACTCGGCAATCAATCTATTGTATCAGCCATGAGTATTTTCAGGATAATTATTATTATAGCATCTGCTTTTTTGGGGTTATTTGGTTTCTTTATTTCGATGTTCTTCATACTTCTTTATATGGCAAATTTACGAGTATTAGGTGTTCCTTACTTAAGTTTAGGCGCAGATTTTGATTGGCAGGATATTAAAAAGTCTTTATTTCGTTTATCTCTAGAAGGTTACGGTAAGCGACCGACATTTTTAAACTTACAGGACAAGTCAAGAACATCTAGTAAAAAAAAATAA